From a single Streptomyces liliifuscus genomic region:
- a CDS encoding GOLPH3/VPS74 family protein yields MTTPRDLLIVAMDGESGRPADRGSLSLALAGAEVVDLLGARAVALDGDRVVPGDLPSLDDPLLREAASSLVRQAPYESVEDWLWRRGRDLSSAYVTAFETEGQLTRQRRRLVSFRAGDLALVDSPARRGAVDRWESHEPVLVALATAAGLYGEPFDETEAAEDSPNTPDSPSTPDTSDALDIADDAVATVLAAVNDAVMELEAVRQRRSIEDAAFDNVWRGL; encoded by the coding sequence ATGACCACACCGCGGGACTTGTTGATCGTTGCCATGGATGGGGAATCCGGCCGCCCCGCGGACCGGGGAAGCCTGTCTCTCGCGCTCGCCGGGGCCGAGGTCGTCGACCTCCTCGGTGCCCGGGCCGTCGCCCTGGACGGCGACCGTGTCGTGCCCGGCGACCTGCCCTCGCTCGACGACCCCCTGCTGCGTGAGGCCGCGTCGTCGCTCGTCCGCCAGGCGCCGTACGAGTCGGTGGAGGACTGGCTGTGGCGCCGGGGCCGTGATCTGTCCTCGGCCTATGTGACCGCCTTCGAGACGGAGGGCCAGCTCACTCGGCAACGCCGACGTCTGGTGTCCTTCCGGGCCGGTGACCTGGCTCTCGTCGATTCCCCCGCCCGCCGCGGGGCCGTCGATCGCTGGGAGTCGCACGAGCCCGTTCTGGTCGCTCTCGCGACGGCCGCCGGACTGTACGGCGAGCCGTTCGACGAGACCGAGGCCGCCGAGGACTCACCGAACACGCCGGACTCCCCGAGCACGCCGGACACCTCGGACGCCCTGGACATCGCCGACGACGCGGTGGCGACGGTACTGGCCGCGGTCAACGACGCGGTGATGGAACTGGAAGCCGTTCGGCAGCGCCGGTCCATCGAGGACGCGGCCTTCGACAACGTCTGGCGCGGCCTGTGA
- a CDS encoding TetR/AcrR family transcriptional regulator, producing MGRTSNAREKILTAAESLIGQRGYSALGTAEICKVAGVPKGSFYYFFETKEALALAVLDEHWETQSADWSRVLRGGGEPLQRLRQLFEETEAGQRAGQQSCGTVSGCLFGNLTLELSNQTEAVRSRLQGIFDAQVDMVEEVVAEAAERGEIAIGDPREAARSVVAQLEGQVLFAKLYNDPQRLDVLWRNCLAILGARLPA from the coding sequence ATGGGACGGACCAGCAACGCCAGGGAGAAGATCCTCACGGCTGCGGAGTCACTCATCGGGCAGCGGGGTTACTCGGCCCTCGGCACTGCCGAGATCTGCAAGGTCGCGGGCGTGCCGAAGGGCAGCTTCTACTACTTCTTCGAGACCAAGGAAGCGCTCGCCCTGGCTGTTCTCGACGAGCACTGGGAGACCCAGAGCGCCGACTGGAGCCGCGTCCTGCGCGGCGGCGGTGAGCCGCTCCAGCGGCTGCGGCAGCTGTTCGAGGAGACCGAGGCGGGCCAGCGTGCCGGACAGCAGAGCTGTGGGACCGTCTCGGGGTGCCTGTTCGGGAACCTGACACTTGAGCTGAGCAACCAGACCGAGGCGGTTCGTTCGCGTCTGCAAGGAATCTTCGACGCTCAGGTCGACATGGTCGAGGAGGTCGTCGCCGAGGCCGCGGAGCGCGGCGAGATCGCCATCGGCGACCCCCGCGAGGCCGCCCGGTCCGTCGTCGCGCAACTCGAGGGCCAGGTGCTCTTCGCCAAGCTCTACAACGACCCCCAGCGCCTCGACGTCCTGTGGAGGAACTGCCTCGCCATCCTCGGGGCCCGGTTGCCGGCGTAG
- a CDS encoding CGNR zinc finger domain-containing protein — MNLDHAFFCGNPALDFAATLRARRTLRFETLVSPDRLEAWYVESGVVDAVSPSREADVEQAIAVREAVYALITARRLGEAYDEEALAAVNGAARKPSATPQLTAAGRWTAATPEEALASVARQAVEVLGGPDVPLLKECGNPECTRVYIDRSRGVRRQWCGMESCGNKVKAAAYRARRKQAQTTTVG; from the coding sequence GTGAATCTGGATCATGCCTTCTTCTGCGGGAACCCCGCGCTCGACTTCGCGGCCACGCTCCGGGCCCGCCGCACGCTCCGGTTCGAGACGCTCGTGTCGCCGGACCGACTGGAGGCATGGTACGTCGAGTCCGGAGTCGTCGACGCCGTCTCCCCCAGCCGGGAGGCCGACGTCGAGCAGGCGATCGCCGTACGGGAGGCCGTCTACGCCCTGATCACCGCCCGGCGGCTCGGCGAGGCCTACGACGAAGAGGCGCTCGCCGCGGTGAACGGCGCGGCCCGCAAGCCCTCCGCGACGCCCCAACTCACCGCGGCGGGGCGATGGACGGCCGCGACGCCCGAAGAGGCGCTGGCCAGCGTGGCGCGCCAGGCCGTCGAAGTCCTCGGCGGACCCGATGTTCCGCTGCTGAAGGAGTGCGGCAATCCCGAATGCACCCGCGTCTACATCGACCGGTCGCGCGGTGTGCGCCGGCAGTGGTGCGGCATGGAGTCGTGCGGGAACAAGGTCAAGGCCGCGGCCTACCGCGCCCGCAGGAAGCAGGCACAGACAACCACGGTCGGCTGA
- a CDS encoding ATP-binding SpoIIE family protein phosphatase, with amino-acid sequence MDLDETLRELRRAAVPAFADAIIVHLHDPLPVGDEKSTAPVVLQLHSVSRKPEESTTARSTLLKTHPLHSDIAERVRPDIAGRLSKLLLAGRPAFGDAPGIAPAVAELLGPLAKVPEAIPPGRRLIIAPLHGRRHAMGTVVLLRRPDRSPFTRDDLLVASQLATHTAIGVQKAVMYGHEASVADTLQHTMLPSSLPEPTGIRLASRYLPASKTAQVGGDWYDAIPLPGNRVALIVGDVMGHSMTSAAIMGQLRTIVQTLAGLDLPPDEVLHHLDEQAQRLGSDHIATCLYAIYDPISHRLLIANAGHPPAVLLHPDGHGEVLRVPPAAPIGVGGVDFESVEMHAPTGATLLLYTDGLVESRETDVGTGVEALRASLRTAAGGRSAPSLEVLCDHILGVMVPGSRDDDIALLTARFEGFPPDSVGYWHLDPHPLTAGQARRLTRRALRRWGLESMLDPTELMVSEVVTNAVRFASRPIALRLLRTDVLRCEVTDDSSQVPRMRQAQPGDEGGRGLFLVDQLAQRWGATRLSTGKVVWFEQQIPKKQQQPDHNRPDQ; translated from the coding sequence ATGGATCTCGACGAGACGCTCCGCGAACTGCGGCGGGCGGCCGTCCCGGCCTTCGCGGACGCGATCATCGTCCATCTGCACGATCCGCTCCCCGTCGGGGACGAGAAGTCGACCGCGCCCGTCGTCCTGCAGCTGCACAGCGTCAGCAGGAAGCCGGAAGAGTCCACCACCGCCCGGTCAACCCTGCTCAAGACCCATCCCCTGCACTCGGACATCGCCGAGCGCGTGCGGCCGGACATCGCCGGCCGCCTCTCGAAGCTGCTGCTCGCCGGACGGCCCGCCTTCGGTGACGCGCCGGGGATCGCGCCCGCGGTGGCCGAACTGCTCGGGCCCCTGGCGAAGGTGCCGGAGGCGATTCCGCCGGGGCGCAGGCTGATCATCGCGCCGCTGCACGGCCGTCGGCACGCCATGGGGACGGTCGTCCTCCTGCGCCGGCCCGACCGGTCGCCCTTCACGCGCGACGACCTGCTCGTGGCCTCACAGCTCGCGACGCACACCGCCATCGGCGTACAGAAGGCGGTGATGTACGGACACGAGGCCTCCGTCGCGGACACGTTGCAGCACACCATGCTCCCGTCGTCACTGCCCGAGCCCACCGGGATCCGGCTGGCCAGCCGCTATCTGCCCGCCTCGAAGACCGCCCAGGTCGGGGGCGACTGGTACGACGCGATTCCACTGCCCGGCAACCGCGTCGCACTGATCGTCGGGGATGTCATGGGGCATTCCATGACGTCCGCCGCGATCATGGGCCAGCTGCGCACCATCGTGCAGACGCTCGCCGGGCTCGACCTGCCTCCGGACGAGGTCCTGCACCATCTGGACGAGCAGGCCCAGCGCCTCGGCAGCGACCACATCGCCACCTGTCTCTACGCGATCTACGACCCGATCTCGCACCGGCTGCTCATCGCGAACGCCGGCCACCCGCCCGCGGTGCTCCTGCACCCGGACGGCCACGGCGAGGTCCTGCGCGTTCCACCGGCCGCCCCCATCGGTGTCGGCGGCGTCGACTTCGAGTCCGTGGAGATGCACGCGCCCACCGGAGCGACCCTTCTCCTCTACACCGACGGCCTCGTCGAGTCGCGCGAGACGGACGTGGGAACAGGCGTCGAGGCCCTGCGCGCCAGTCTCCGAACCGCGGCGGGCGGACGCTCCGCGCCCTCGCTCGAAGTGCTCTGCGACCACATCCTGGGCGTCATGGTCCCGGGCTCCCGGGACGACGACATCGCGCTGCTCACGGCCCGGTTCGAGGGCTTCCCTCCGGACAGCGTGGGGTACTGGCACCTGGACCCCCACCCGCTGACCGCCGGACAGGCCCGCCGTCTGACCCGCAGGGCACTTCGCCGCTGGGGCCTGGAATCGATGCTCGACCCGACGGAACTCATGGTCAGCGAGGTGGTGACGAACGCCGTCCGTTTCGCCTCACGGCCCATCGCGCTGCGGCTGCTGCGCACCGACGTCCTGCGCTGCGAGGTGACCGACGACTCGTCCCAGGTGCCCCGGATGCGGCAGGCCCAGCCGGGCGACGAGGGCGGCCGGGGCCTCTTCCTCGTCGACCAGCTCGCGCAACGCTGGGGCGCTACGAGGCTCAGCACGGGCAAGGTCGTCTGGTTCGAGCAACAGATCCCGAAGAAACAGCAGCAGCCCGACCATAACCGGCCTGATCAGTGA
- a CDS encoding class I SAM-dependent DNA methyltransferase, which yields MSNGADYESIRFDRSGQAEAFDAIGDRYDEAFPHKEGQLSAGEWLIDSLPAGSRMLDLGCGTGVPTTRQLTDAGFEVVGVDLSRRMVQLAREYVPEATFHQLDIADLRPGGPHDLGRFDAVAAFFSLLMLPRVEIPLALQTIRHLLVPGGLFVLSMVEADVDNYAIPFLGNTIRVSGYVLEDLHKVIEAGGFEIVKEASYTYAPAVADVPPEEQVFLCCRRHD from the coding sequence ATGAGCAATGGCGCTGACTACGAGAGCATTCGGTTTGACCGCAGCGGTCAGGCCGAAGCCTTTGACGCCATCGGCGACCGTTACGACGAGGCTTTCCCGCACAAGGAGGGCCAGCTCTCCGCCGGAGAATGGCTGATCGACTCGCTGCCGGCGGGTTCGCGAATGCTCGACCTCGGCTGCGGCACCGGAGTGCCGACCACGCGCCAGCTGACGGACGCCGGCTTCGAGGTGGTGGGCGTCGACCTGTCGCGCAGGATGGTGCAGCTCGCCAGGGAGTACGTTCCCGAGGCGACGTTCCACCAGCTGGACATCGCCGACCTGCGCCCCGGCGGCCCGCACGACCTCGGCCGTTTCGACGCCGTCGCCGCCTTCTTCTCCTTGCTGATGCTGCCCCGCGTGGAGATTCCCCTCGCGCTGCAGACGATCCGCCACCTGCTGGTTCCCGGTGGTCTCTTCGTCCTCTCGATGGTCGAGGCCGATGTGGACAACTACGCGATCCCGTTCCTCGGAAACACGATCCGGGTTTCCGGATACGTGCTGGAAGACCTGCACAAGGTCATCGAGGCCGGTGGCTTCGAGATCGTCAAGGAGGCCTCCTACACCTACGCCCCGGCAGTCGCCGACGTCCCGCCCGAGGAACAGGTCTTCCTCTGCTGCCGACGGCACGACTGA